A window from Drosophila nasuta strain 15112-1781.00 chromosome 3, ASM2355853v1, whole genome shotgun sequence encodes these proteins:
- the LOC132790015 gene encoding uncharacterized protein LOC132790015 — MMWPKKCSTYLVICLVLLACFMQETEATRRVNRGRRTLTRNYFTGLAIPGWAVVTCVAIAELLLGAALYFIMYKFILDKDPDTATTYTPAATHDPTPSVQHTITPVQPAQTVHQVQPVQPSHATEIA, encoded by the exons ATGATGTGGCCGAAAAAGTGTTCCACCTACTTGGTGATATGTCTGG TTCTGCTTGCTTGCTTCATGCAGGAAACTGAAGCCACACGACGTGTTAATCGCGGTCGCCGCACACTTACTCGCAACTACTTTa CTGGACTTGCCATACCCGGTTGGGCTGTGGTCACCTGTGTGGCTATTGCAGAGCTGCTTTTGGGTGCTGCCCTCTACTTTATTATGTACAAGTTCATCTTGGACAAGGACCCCGATACAGCAACAACTTATACTCCAGCAGCTACACATGATCCCACACCCAGTGTGCAACACACAATTACACCAGTGCAACCAGCACAGACAGTGCATCAGGTGCAACCTGTGCAGCCATCGCATGCCACAGAAATTGCCTAA
- the LOC132790313 gene encoding uncharacterized protein LOC132790313, which produces MKFFVIAFAVIAAAAATSISTEYLPPVDNNLEVVAESIDAPVEQGVLSDDGYRYKTVRRLKLRHRRDVSELPLEYLPPVEAASEEVAVETPVAEDGYRYKTVRRVIRRRRDVSELPLEYLPPVEAAATQEVAVEAPVQESAVLADDGYRYKTVRRVIRRRRDVNELSNEYLPPVEVAATQEVVAAAPVEESAVLADDGYRYKTVRRVIRRRRDVNELSNEYLPPVEVAATQEVVAAAPVEESAVLADDGYRYKTVRRVIRRRRDVNELSNEYLPPVEVAATQEVVAAAPVEESAVLADDGYRYKTVRRVIRRRRDVSELPLEYLPPVEAAATEAVAVETPVAEDGYRYKTVRRVIRRRRDVSELPLEYLPPVEAAATEAVAVETPVAEDGYRYKTVRRVIRRRRDVSELANEYLPPVEQTPIIDVPAEPTILADDGYRYKTVRRLKLRRH; this is translated from the exons ATG AAATTCTTCGTTATTGCCTTCGCTGTGATCGCAGCTGCTGCGGCCACCTCCATCTCCACGGAGTACCTGCCCCCAGTGGACAATAACCTCGAAGTCGTCGCCGAGTCGATCGATGCCCCAGTCGAGCAGGGTGTGCTCAGTGATGATGGCTACCGTTACAAGACCGTGCGTCGCCTGAAGTTGCGCCACCGTCGTGATGTCAGCGAACTCCCCCTCGAATACCTGCCCCCTGTTGAGGCCGCCTCTGAGGAAGTCGCTGTTGAGACCCCAGTTGCTGAGGATGGCTACCGTTACAAGACCGTCCGTCGTGTGATCCGTCGTCGTCGTGATGTGAGCGAACTCCCCCTCGAATACCTGCCCCCAGTTGAGGCTGCCGCTACCCAGGAGGTCGCTGTTGAGGCTCCCGTCCAGGAATCCGCCGTCCTTGCTGATGATGGCTACCGTTACAAGACCGTCCGCCGTGTGATCCGTCGTCGTCGTGATGTCAACGAGCTCTCCAACGAATACCTGCCCCCAGTTGAGGTTGCCGCTACCCAGGaggtcgttgctgctgctcccgtCGAGGAATCCGCCGTCCTTGCTGATGATGGCTACCGTTACAAGACCGTCCGCCGTGTGATCCGTCGTCGTCGTGATGTCAACGAGCTCTCCAACGAATACCTGCCCCCAGTTGAGGTTGCCGCTACCCAGGaggtcgttgctgctgctcccgtCGAGGAATCCGCTGTCCTTGCTGATGATGGCTACCGTTACAAGACCGTCCGTCGTGTGATCCGTCGTCGTCGTGATGTCAACGAGCTCTCCAACGAATACCTGCCCCCAGTTGAGGTTGCCGCTACCCAGGaggtcgttgctgctgctcccgtCGAGGAATCCGCTGTCCTTGCTGATGATGGCTACCGTTACAAGACCGTCCGTCGTGTGATCCGTCGTCGTCGTGATGTCAGCGAACTCCCCCTCGAATACCTGCCCCCAGTTGAGGCTGCCGCTACAGAGGCCGTCGCTGTTGAGACCCCAGTTGCTGAGGATGGCTACCGTTACAAGACCGTCCGTCGTGTGATCCGTCGTCGTCGTGATGTCAGCGAACTCCCCCTCGAATACCTGCCCCCAGTTGAGGCTGCCGCTACTGAGGCCGTCGCTGTTGAGACCCCAGTTGCTGAGGATGGCTACCGTTACAAGACCGTCCGCCGTGTGATCCGTCGTCGTCGTGATGTGAGCGAGCTCGCCAACGAATACCTGCCCCCAGTTGAGCAGACCCCCATCATCGATGTGCCCGCTGAGCCCACCATCTTGGCTGATGATGGCTACCGTTACAAGACTGTCCGTCGCCTCAAGCTCCGTCGTCACTAA